The following are from one region of the Prevotella communis genome:
- a CDS encoding 2-oxoacid:acceptor oxidoreductase family protein: MKKEIIISGFGGQGVLSMGKILAYSGLMEDKEVTWMPAYGPEQRGGTANVTVIVSDERISSPILSKYDIAVVLNQPSLEKFEPKIKPGGILIYDGFGIINKPTRKDITVYEINAMDKAAEMKNSKVFNMIILGGLLKVAPVVSDKGVEKALYKTLPERHHGLIPLNMEALKEGAKIIEEVK, from the coding sequence ATGAAGAAAGAGATAATTATTTCAGGTTTCGGAGGTCAGGGTGTACTTTCAATGGGTAAGATTCTGGCCTATAGTGGACTGATGGAGGATAAGGAGGTAACATGGATGCCTGCTTACGGTCCTGAGCAGCGTGGTGGTACAGCCAACGTGACGGTGATTGTGAGTGATGAGCGCATCTCTTCACCCATCCTCAGTAAGTACGACATTGCCGTGGTGCTCAACCAGCCTTCATTGGAGAAGTTCGAACCGAAGATTAAACCTGGCGGTATTCTTATCTACGACGGCTTTGGTATTATCAACAAGCCCACGCGTAAGGACATCACTGTCTATGAGATTAACGCTATGGATAAGGCTGCGGAGATGAAGAATAGCAAGGTGTTTAATATGATTATCCTTGGCGGACTTCTGAAGGTGGCTCCAGTGGTTAGTGACAAGGGCGTGGAGAAAGCTCTCTACAAGACCCTGCCTGAGCGTCACCATGGACTGATTCCTCTGAATATGGAGGCCCTGAAAGAAGGAGCTAAGATTATTGAGGAAGTGAAGTAA
- a CDS encoding thiamine pyrophosphate-dependent enzyme yields MDRNQIVQPENIVCKKPTLMNDNNMHYCPGCSHGVVHKLVAEVIEEMGMADKAVGVSPVGCAVFAYNYIDIDWQEAAHGRAPALATGIKRTWPDRLVFTYQGDGDLACIGTCETIHALNRGENIVIIFVNNAIYGMTGGQMAPTTLIGQKTSTCPYGRDPEIHGYPLKMADIAAQLEGTCYVTRQSVESVASINKAKKALRKAFEASMAGKGSSLVEFVSTCNSGWKLTPAKANEWMKENMFPFYPKGDLKDTTNL; encoded by the coding sequence ATGGATAGAAATCAAATAGTTCAACCAGAGAATATCGTCTGCAAGAAGCCGACGCTGATGAACGACAATAATATGCACTACTGCCCTGGCTGTAGCCATGGTGTAGTACATAAACTTGTGGCCGAAGTCATCGAAGAGATGGGAATGGCAGACAAGGCCGTAGGTGTATCGCCCGTAGGCTGTGCCGTATTTGCCTACAATTATATTGATATCGACTGGCAGGAGGCTGCCCATGGACGTGCTCCCGCACTGGCCACGGGTATCAAGCGTACCTGGCCTGATCGTCTGGTCTTCACCTATCAGGGTGATGGTGACCTGGCATGTATCGGTACCTGTGAGACCATCCATGCCTTGAACCGTGGTGAGAATATCGTGATTATCTTCGTCAACAATGCTATCTATGGTATGACGGGTGGTCAGATGGCTCCTACAACGCTGATTGGCCAGAAGACCTCTACCTGTCCTTATGGACGTGATCCTGAGATTCACGGTTATCCACTGAAAATGGCTGATATCGCTGCTCAGTTGGAAGGAACCTGCTATGTGACTCGTCAGAGCGTAGAGAGCGTGGCTTCTATCAACAAGGCGAAGAAGGCGCTGCGTAAGGCTTTCGAGGCTTCTATGGCTGGTAAGGGTTCTTCTCTCGTGGAGTTTGTCTCTACCTGTAACAGTGGTTGGAAGCTGACGCCCGCTAAGGCTAACGAATGGATGAAGGAGAATATGTTCCCCTTCTATCCCAAAGGTGACCTGAAAGATACTACGAATCTTTAA
- a CDS encoding 3-methyl-2-oxobutanoate dehydrogenase subunit VorB, which translates to MAEEREVVLMKGNEAIAHAAIRCGCDGYFGYPITPQSEVIETLAELKPWETTGMQVVQAESELASIYMVYGAAGAGKRAMTSSSSPGIALMQEGITYMAGAEVPGVFVNVQRGGPGLGTIQPSQGDYNQATRGGGNGDYKVIVLAPSSVQEMADFVDLAFELAFKYRNPAMILSDGVIGQMMEKVVLPPFKPRRTDEEVIKECPWASTGKPKNRERVVITSLELKPEAMEKRNLALQEKYRKIQENEVRFEQQQMDDAEYAIVAFGSAARIAEKSVEIAREQGIKVGLFRPITLFPFPEKQIAELSKKVKGILVAEINAGQMVQDVRLAVNGAVPVEQFGRLGGIVPDPEEIVNALKKVM; encoded by the coding sequence ATGGCAGAAGAAAGAGAAGTTGTGTTGATGAAAGGCAACGAGGCTATTGCCCACGCTGCTATTCGATGCGGATGCGACGGCTATTTCGGCTATCCTATTACTCCGCAGAGTGAGGTGATTGAGACGCTGGCTGAGTTGAAGCCTTGGGAGACCACTGGTATGCAGGTGGTTCAGGCAGAGAGCGAGCTGGCCTCTATTTATATGGTTTATGGTGCTGCCGGTGCCGGTAAGCGTGCTATGACCTCATCATCATCTCCTGGTATCGCCTTGATGCAGGAAGGTATCACCTATATGGCTGGTGCCGAAGTGCCTGGTGTGTTTGTCAATGTGCAGCGTGGTGGTCCTGGTCTGGGTACTATCCAGCCTTCACAGGGTGACTATAATCAGGCTACCCGTGGTGGTGGTAATGGTGACTACAAGGTGATTGTCCTGGCTCCCTCTTCTGTACAGGAGATGGCTGATTTCGTAGATCTCGCCTTTGAGTTGGCATTCAAGTATCGCAACCCTGCCATGATTCTGAGTGATGGTGTCATTGGTCAGATGATGGAGAAGGTGGTGCTGCCTCCTTTCAAGCCCCGTCGTACTGACGAGGAGGTTATCAAGGAGTGCCCCTGGGCATCAACAGGTAAGCCCAAGAACCGTGAGCGCGTGGTGATTACCTCGTTGGAGCTGAAGCCTGAGGCCATGGAGAAGCGTAACCTGGCTCTGCAGGAGAAATATCGCAAGATTCAGGAGAACGAGGTGCGTTTTGAGCAGCAGCAGATGGACGATGCCGAGTATGCTATCGTAGCTTTCGGTAGTGCCGCCCGTATTGCAGAGAAGAGCGTAGAGATTGCCCGTGAGCAAGGTATTAAGGTCGGTTTGTTCCGTCCTATCACGCTGTTCCCCTTCCCTGAGAAGCAGATTGCTGAGCTCTCTAAGAAGGTGAAGGGTATTCTTGTAGCTGAGATTAACGCTGGTCAGATGGTACAGGACGTACGTCTCGCTGTGAACGGTGCTGTGCCCGTGGAGCAGTTCGGGCGTCTGGGAGGTATCGTTCCCGATCCAGAGGAAATTGTTAATGCACTTAAGAAGGTAATGTAA
- a CDS encoding 4Fe-4S dicluster domain-containing protein, which yields MAKMKGAIEVNTERCKGCSLCVIACPQKVIALANKVNLHGYPYVEAVNEEACVGCASCGIVCPDGCITVYRKKVEE from the coding sequence ATGGCAAAAATGAAAGGCGCTATTGAGGTGAATACCGAGAGGTGTAAGGGATGCAGTCTCTGCGTCATCGCCTGCCCTCAGAAGGTTATCGCCCTGGCCAACAAAGTTAATCTGCACGGTTATCCCTATGTGGAGGCTGTCAACGAGGAAGCCTGTGTGGGCTGTGCTTCGTGTGGCATTGTCTGCCCAGATGGCTGTATCACCGTGTATCGTAAAAAAGTGGAGGAATAA
- a CDS encoding tetratricopeptide repeat protein: MKSEKFASAQEWYERGNEYRKKSQWHEAINCYIRAIELDPDSPAVEAKRMLDDIMAFYCKDMYNP, translated from the coding sequence GTGAAAAGTGAAAAATTTGCTTCCGCTCAGGAGTGGTATGAGCGGGGTAACGAATACCGAAAGAAGAGTCAATGGCATGAAGCCATCAACTGCTATATACGAGCCATAGAGCTTGACCCCGACAGCCCGGCTGTCGAGGCCAAGCGTATGCTTGACGATATTATGGCATTCTATTGCAAAGATATGTATAATCCTTAG
- the folD gene encoding bifunctional methylenetetrahydrofolate dehydrogenase/methenyltetrahydrofolate cyclohydrolase FolD, producing MQLIDGKATATAIKAEIAEEVKAIMAKGGKQPHLAAVLVGHDGGSETYVKNKVLACEACGFKSTLIRYEDDITEEELLACVDKLNKDDDVDGFIVQLPLPKHIDEQKIIEAIDYRKDVDGFHPINVGRMAIGLPCFISATPLGIITLLKRYGIETSGKKCVILGRSNIVGKPMAQLMMQKQYGDSTVTVCHSRSKTLKEECRAADIIIAAIGSPEFVTADMVKDGAVIVDVGTTRVPDATRKSGFRLTGDVKFDEVAPKCSFITPVPGGVGPMTICSLMKNTLAAGKKEYYK from the coding sequence ATGCAATTAATTGATGGAAAAGCAACGGCAACTGCTATTAAGGCCGAGATTGCCGAGGAAGTGAAGGCCATTATGGCCAAGGGTGGCAAACAGCCTCATCTGGCTGCAGTGTTGGTGGGCCATGACGGTGGTTCTGAGACCTACGTGAAGAACAAGGTGCTGGCTTGTGAGGCCTGCGGTTTCAAATCGACCCTCATCCGCTATGAGGACGACATCACGGAGGAGGAACTCCTGGCCTGTGTGGACAAGTTGAATAAGGATGACGATGTAGATGGCTTCATCGTACAGCTTCCTTTGCCCAAGCACATCGACGAGCAGAAAATTATCGAGGCTATCGACTATCGTAAGGATGTAGATGGCTTTCATCCTATCAATGTGGGGCGTATGGCTATCGGACTGCCCTGCTTTATCTCGGCTACACCTCTGGGCATCATTACCCTGCTGAAGCGCTATGGCATAGAGACCTCTGGAAAGAAGTGCGTCATTCTTGGCCGTAGTAATATCGTGGGTAAACCCATGGCTCAGCTGATGATGCAGAAACAGTATGGTGACTCTACCGTGACCGTATGTCACTCACGCTCAAAGACCCTGAAAGAGGAGTGTCGCGCTGCTGATATCATCATCGCTGCTATTGGTAGTCCTGAGTTTGTGACAGCTGATATGGTGAAGGATGGTGCTGTGATTGTTGACGTAGGTACAACCCGTGTGCCCGATGCAACCCGTAAGAGTGGCTTCCGCCTGACAGGCGATGTGAAGTTTGATGAGGTGGCACCTAAGTGCTCATTCATCACGCCTGTTCCTGGTGGCGTTGGTCCGATGACTATCTGCTCGCTGATGAAGAATACGCTTGCTGCTGGCAAGAAAGAGTATTATAAGTGA
- the ffh gene encoding signal recognition particle protein, protein MFENLSERLERSFKILKGEGKITEINVAETLKDVRRALLDADVNYKVAKQFTDTVKQKAMGMNVLTAIKPSQLMVKIVHDELTELMGGKAVELNLENRPAIILMSGLQGSGKTTFTGKLAKMLKDRQHKKPLLVACDVYRPAAIEQLKVVAETVGVDVYTEEGNKNVVEIAQNAIRKAKQESYTVVIVDTAGRLAVDEEMMNEISNLKQAINPDETLFVVDSMTGQDAVNTAKEFNDRLDFDGVVLTKLDGDTRGGAALSIRTVVTKPIKFVGTGEKMEAIDVFHPERMADRILGMGDVVSLVERAQQQFDEKQARELEKKIRKNKFDFNDFMAQIQQIKKMGNIKELAGMIPGVGKALKDVDIDDNAFKGIEAIINSMTPKERSNPDIINQSRKIRIAKGSGTKLEEVNRLLKQFDQTKKMMKMVSGMDKGKMAQMAAAMKNMKRP, encoded by the coding sequence ATGTTTGAGAATTTGAGTGAGCGACTGGAACGGTCGTTCAAGATACTGAAAGGTGAAGGAAAGATCACCGAGATTAATGTTGCCGAGACTTTGAAGGACGTGCGTCGCGCCCTGTTGGATGCCGACGTAAACTATAAGGTAGCCAAGCAGTTCACTGATACGGTGAAGCAGAAAGCTATGGGTATGAATGTGCTCACAGCTATCAAACCAAGTCAGTTGATGGTGAAGATTGTGCATGATGAGTTGACAGAACTCATGGGTGGAAAGGCTGTAGAGCTCAACCTTGAGAATCGTCCCGCTATCATCCTGATGTCTGGTCTGCAGGGTTCTGGTAAGACTACCTTCACGGGTAAACTGGCTAAGATGTTGAAGGACCGTCAGCACAAGAAACCCCTGTTGGTAGCTTGTGACGTGTATCGTCCTGCTGCTATTGAGCAGTTGAAGGTTGTGGCTGAGACCGTAGGCGTGGATGTCTATACCGAGGAAGGTAATAAAAACGTGGTAGAGATTGCCCAGAATGCTATCCGTAAGGCTAAGCAGGAGAGCTACACCGTGGTCATTGTCGATACCGCCGGCCGTCTGGCTGTTGACGAGGAGATGATGAACGAGATCTCTAACCTGAAGCAGGCCATTAATCCTGACGAGACCCTGTTTGTGGTTGACTCGATGACTGGTCAGGATGCTGTGAACACCGCCAAGGAGTTTAACGACCGTCTGGATTTTGATGGCGTGGTGCTGACCAAGCTCGATGGTGATACCCGTGGTGGTGCTGCCCTGAGTATCCGCACCGTGGTAACGAAACCTATTAAGTTCGTTGGTACGGGTGAGAAGATGGAGGCTATTGACGTGTTCCACCCCGAGCGTATGGCCGACCGTATCCTGGGTATGGGTGACGTGGTCTCACTGGTAGAGCGCGCCCAACAGCAGTTTGACGAGAAGCAGGCACGTGAGTTGGAGAAGAAAATCCGTAAGAACAAGTTCGACTTCAACGACTTCATGGCCCAGATTCAGCAGATTAAGAAGATGGGTAATATCAAGGAACTGGCCGGCATGATTCCTGGTGTGGGCAAGGCTCTGAAGGATGTGGACATCGATGATAATGCTTTCAAGGGCATTGAGGCTATCATCAACTCGATGACTCCCAAGGAACGCTCAAATCCGGATATCATCAATCAGAGCAGAAAGATCCGCATTGCCAAGGGTTCTGGCACCAAGCTTGAAGAGGTGAACCGCCTGCTGAAGCAGTTTGACCAGACCAAGAAGATGATGAAGATGGTAAGCGGTATGGATAAAGGAAAAATGGCGCAGATGGCTGCGGCTATGAAAAACATGAAGCGACCCTAA
- a CDS encoding 5-formyltetrahydrofolate cyclo-ligase, with protein sequence MKQPAILIPEGCDKVLLHACCAPCSSAIVEWLMANGVRPTIFYFNPNIWPREEYEIRKNESKRHAGRLGLEWIDGDYDHEGWRTGVCGLENQPERGLRCEQCFTLRLTETARKAQKLGFRYFATTLASSRWKSLEQIERAGQKAMAEVPGTVFWAQNWRKGGLQERRNQLLKENQFYNQQYCGCEFSARNGANTKPLLRAQMREAKKQHQAQLARMSEDIVRKLQRMTESRNVRTVMAYWPLPDEVDIRPLVDQLAAQGVSVVLPKVTGDETMELRHYASREDLEEGAFHIMEPVGEPFVVFDQIDFALVPGMAFDAAGHRLGRGKGYYDRFLSTHPDIYKIGVCFPFQRVAEVPSEAHDVVMDEVIS encoded by the coding sequence TTGAAACAGCCGGCTATTTTGATTCCAGAGGGTTGCGACAAGGTGCTGTTGCACGCTTGTTGCGCACCATGTTCATCAGCTATTGTAGAATGGCTGATGGCGAATGGCGTGCGTCCCACCATCTTCTATTTCAACCCCAATATCTGGCCTCGTGAGGAATATGAGATTCGCAAGAACGAGAGTAAGCGCCATGCCGGGCGTCTGGGATTGGAATGGATAGACGGTGACTATGACCACGAAGGATGGCGTACGGGCGTTTGCGGGTTGGAAAACCAGCCTGAGCGGGGACTGCGCTGTGAGCAGTGCTTTACGTTGCGATTGACGGAAACGGCCCGTAAGGCTCAGAAACTTGGCTTCCGCTATTTTGCTACCACACTGGCCTCCAGTCGTTGGAAGAGTTTGGAACAGATAGAACGGGCAGGACAGAAAGCCATGGCTGAGGTACCTGGAACCGTGTTCTGGGCACAGAACTGGCGCAAGGGAGGACTGCAGGAACGCAGGAACCAGTTGCTCAAGGAGAATCAGTTCTATAACCAACAATACTGTGGGTGTGAGTTTTCTGCCAGAAACGGTGCGAACACGAAACCCCTGCTGAGAGCCCAGATGCGTGAGGCGAAGAAACAGCATCAGGCGCAGTTGGCCAGGATGTCGGAAGATATCGTCAGGAAGTTGCAGAGAATGACGGAATCACGGAATGTACGGACCGTGATGGCTTATTGGCCATTGCCCGACGAGGTGGATATCCGTCCTTTGGTAGACCAGTTGGCTGCCCAGGGCGTGTCGGTAGTGCTACCCAAGGTGACAGGTGATGAGACGATGGAACTGCGCCACTATGCTTCGCGTGAGGATCTTGAGGAGGGTGCCTTTCATATCATGGAGCCAGTAGGGGAGCCTTTCGTCGTTTTTGACCAGATAGACTTCGCATTGGTGCCAGGTATGGCATTTGATGCAGCCGGTCACCGTCTGGGACGAGGCAAGGGTTATTACGACCGCTTCCTCAGCACTCATCCTGATATATATAAAATAGGTGTGTGCTTCCCCTTCCAGCGTGTGGCGGAAGTGCCTTCCGAGGCGCATGATGTCGTGATGGATGAAGTGATATCATAA
- a CDS encoding TerB family tellurite resistance protein, giving the protein MAFGKWIGGYLGWSAFGPLGGILGFVIGALFDTAVNSSEGETLRLTDEQSQQGDRNSFFISMLVLAAYIVKADGKVMHSEMELVRGMLRQNFGEAAAQQGDQLMRQLFAEQDRQGNAAYRQNIQQACNQIAYHVDYSGRLQLLNFLVMIAQADGRVDQVEVAALKEVAQWMQMSPQEVDAMLHLEGDSLEDAYKVLGVSADATDDELKKAYRRLALEHHPDRVAKLGDDVRKAAEKKFQEINAAKDRIWKARGL; this is encoded by the coding sequence ATGGCTTTTGGAAAATGGATTGGCGGCTATCTGGGATGGAGCGCCTTTGGACCCTTGGGGGGTATTTTAGGATTTGTAATAGGCGCACTGTTTGATACGGCTGTCAATAGTAGTGAGGGCGAGACTTTGCGCCTCACCGATGAGCAGTCGCAACAAGGTGACCGTAATAGTTTCTTTATCTCGATGCTGGTGCTGGCGGCCTATATCGTAAAGGCCGATGGCAAGGTGATGCATTCGGAAATGGAACTGGTACGAGGTATGCTCCGTCAGAATTTTGGCGAGGCTGCAGCTCAGCAGGGCGATCAGTTGATGCGCCAGTTGTTTGCTGAGCAGGACCGTCAGGGAAATGCCGCCTATAGGCAGAATATCCAGCAGGCCTGTAATCAGATTGCCTATCATGTAGATTATTCTGGACGATTGCAGTTGCTCAACTTCCTTGTGATGATAGCACAGGCCGATGGGCGTGTGGATCAGGTGGAGGTTGCTGCACTGAAGGAGGTTGCCCAGTGGATGCAGATGTCGCCCCAGGAAGTGGATGCGATGCTGCACCTGGAGGGTGACTCACTGGAGGATGCCTACAAGGTGCTTGGCGTGAGTGCGGATGCTACCGATGATGAGTTGAAGAAAGCCTATCGTCGTCTGGCTCTGGAACATCATCCCGACCGTGTGGCAAAACTGGGTGATGACGTACGTAAGGCCGCAGAAAAGAAGTTCCAGGAGATAAATGCTGCCAAGGATCGCATCTGGAAAGCCAGGGGGCTTTGA
- a CDS encoding AAA family ATPase, whose amino-acid sequence MNKEEKFVITISRQFGTGGHEIGAELARRLNVKLLDKQILNEMARKYNIVEEAVEKIESRNPLWRDDFTQFYRSYMAGAEYNGQEHDQTSRQLFEAQAEVIRKIAAQESCVIVGRCGFHIFRNHPNALKIFIHADVDCRKKRIGRKYDISESDAAAMIVDNDYSRELYTKTFTGSEWQDARNYDVSLNVKQFGVNGAVDFLMNVIG is encoded by the coding sequence ATGAATAAGGAGGAGAAATTTGTAATCACCATCAGCCGACAGTTTGGCACTGGTGGACACGAGATTGGAGCCGAATTAGCCCGTAGGCTTAATGTGAAGTTGCTGGATAAGCAGATACTGAACGAAATGGCTCGTAAATATAATATTGTGGAAGAGGCCGTAGAGAAAATAGAATCCCGCAATCCGTTGTGGCGTGATGATTTCACACAGTTCTACCGTTCGTATATGGCCGGAGCCGAGTATAATGGACAGGAGCACGACCAGACCTCACGCCAGTTGTTTGAGGCGCAGGCTGAAGTGATCAGGAAAATTGCAGCACAGGAGTCGTGCGTCATCGTGGGCCGTTGCGGCTTCCATATTTTCCGCAATCATCCGAATGCCCTGAAGATATTCATCCATGCAGATGTAGACTGCAGGAAGAAACGCATAGGGCGGAAGTATGATATTTCAGAGAGCGACGCGGCTGCCATGATCGTTGACAATGACTACAGTCGTGAGCTCTATACAAAGACGTTTACAGGCAGTGAATGGCAAGATGCCCGCAACTATGACGTCTCGTTGAACGTTAAGCAGTTTGGCGTGAACGGTGCCGTTGACTTCCTGATGAATGTCATAGGATAA
- a CDS encoding NAD(P)/FAD-dependent oxidoreductase has protein sequence MTNEYQLRVLPQVAASADKLRKYIAEEQGLALGALKAVRILKRSIDARQRTIFVNLKVRVYVNELPTEDEFEHVDYQDVSNKPQVIVVGAGPGGLFAALRLIELGLRPIVLERGKDVHERKKDLANISRTQQVDGESNYCFGEGGAGAYSDGKLYTRSKKRGNTEKILRVFCQHGASTNILADAHPHIGTDRLPQVIEAMRNTIIRCGGEVHFQTKMTELIMKGQQVIGCVANEKEFLGPVILATGHSARDVYRYLNEAKIHLEAKGIAVGVRLEHPSQLIDQIQYHRKEGRGQWLPAAEYAFVTQADGRGVYSFCMCPGGFVIPAATGPEQIVVNGMSPANRGTQWSNSGMVVEVRPEDLESGKYGVKSEKFAPALSMMYFQEELERMCWQQGNMKQTAPAQRMADFVNGRLSYDLPRSSYAPGLVSSPLHFWMPKPIASRLQQGFKTFGKQAHGFLTNEAVMIAMETRTSSPVRIVRDNETLMHVQVEGLFPCGEGAGYAGGIVSAGVDGERCAEMCASYMEKVG, from the coding sequence ATGACAAACGAATATCAACTACGCGTTTTGCCGCAGGTGGCGGCCAGCGCAGATAAACTAAGGAAATATATAGCTGAGGAACAGGGCCTTGCCCTGGGCGCACTGAAGGCTGTGCGTATTCTGAAGCGCTCGATAGATGCGCGCCAGCGCACCATCTTCGTGAACCTGAAGGTACGTGTCTACGTGAACGAGCTGCCTACGGAGGATGAGTTTGAGCATGTGGACTATCAGGATGTGAGCAACAAGCCACAGGTGATTGTGGTGGGTGCTGGTCCTGGCGGACTCTTTGCTGCCCTGAGACTCATCGAATTGGGCCTCCGTCCTATTGTGCTGGAGCGAGGCAAGGATGTGCACGAACGCAAGAAGGACCTGGCGAATATCTCCCGTACCCAACAGGTGGATGGCGAGAGCAACTACTGTTTTGGTGAGGGTGGTGCTGGTGCCTATTCTGACGGCAAGCTCTATACCCGTTCGAAGAAACGTGGCAATACCGAGAAGATTCTCCGCGTGTTCTGTCAGCACGGTGCCTCGACCAATATCCTGGCTGATGCCCATCCCCATATCGGTACGGACAGGTTGCCTCAGGTCATCGAGGCTATGCGCAACACCATCATCCGTTGTGGTGGTGAGGTGCATTTCCAGACTAAGATGACGGAGCTCATCATGAAGGGGCAGCAAGTAATTGGTTGTGTGGCTAATGAAAAAGAATTCCTTGGGCCGGTGATCCTGGCGACAGGTCACTCGGCGCGTGATGTCTACCGCTACCTGAATGAGGCAAAGATTCATCTGGAGGCAAAGGGAATTGCTGTGGGCGTGCGTCTGGAGCATCCCTCGCAATTGATAGACCAGATACAGTATCATCGTAAGGAGGGCAGGGGACAATGGCTGCCTGCTGCAGAATATGCCTTTGTGACACAGGCTGACGGACGAGGCGTGTACTCGTTCTGTATGTGTCCGGGCGGTTTCGTGATTCCAGCCGCTACGGGTCCTGAACAGATTGTGGTCAACGGCATGAGTCCTGCCAACCGAGGTACACAATGGAGTAATTCGGGCATGGTGGTTGAGGTGAGACCGGAAGACCTGGAAAGTGGAAAGTATGGAGTGAAGAGTGAAAAATTTGCTCCCGCACTTTCGATGATGTATTTCCAGGAGGAACTGGAGCGGATGTGCTGGCAGCAAGGTAATATGAAGCAGACGGCTCCTGCCCAGCGTATGGCAGACTTTGTGAATGGCAGACTGAGCTATGATTTGCCGAGAAGTTCATATGCCCCGGGGCTGGTGTCGTCTCCGTTGCACTTCTGGATGCCAAAGCCTATCGCCTCGCGCTTGCAACAGGGCTTCAAGACCTTTGGTAAGCAGGCACATGGATTCCTGACAAACGAGGCTGTGATGATTGCCATGGAGACCAGAACATCGAGTCCGGTGCGTATTGTCCGTGACAACGAGACCCTGATGCATGTGCAAGTAGAGGGCCTGTTCCCTTGTGGTGAAGGCGCCGGTTATGCAGGTGGTATCGTATCGGCTGGCGTGGATGGTGAGCGTTGTGCAGAAATGTGTGCATCGTATATGGAAAAAGTTGGATGA
- a CDS encoding zinc ribbon domain-containing protein — MKCPKCSHENDENALYCNKCGIKFDKKQDWNSILIMAYCFSIIFMSITNASIGYLFDWIGCTWQTKHFVYLFLNIVAALLTFVLPFGIRNTWMKIVSFILIAIAAIINISRNIYAIIETYNTGF; from the coding sequence ATGAAATGTCCTAAATGCTCACACGAGAACGACGAGAATGCACTGTACTGCAATAAATGCGGTATCAAGTTTGACAAAAAACAAGACTGGAACAGTATCCTGATCATGGCCTACTGCTTTTCCATCATCTTCATGTCTATCACTAACGCCAGTATTGGCTATCTTTTTGACTGGATAGGATGCACGTGGCAGACCAAGCATTTTGTCTATCTATTCCTGAACATCGTCGCTGCCCTACTCACATTCGTCCTGCCTTTCGGCATCCGCAACACTTGGATGAAGATCGTATCATTCATCCTGATTGCCATAGCAGCCATCATCAACATATCAAGGAATATTTATGCAATTATAGAGACATATAACACAGGATTTTAA